In Taeniopygia guttata chromosome 2, bTaeGut7.mat, whole genome shotgun sequence, one genomic interval encodes:
- the DHX30 gene encoding ATP-dependent RNA helicase DHX30 isoform X3: MEMFSLNSLKDSRDLLKEFPQPKNLLNSVIGRALGISHARDKLVYIHTNGPRKKKVTLHIKWPKNVEVEGYGTKKIDAERQAAAAACQLFKGWGLLGPRNELFDAAKYRLLADQLGCPDERWCSEGKWRSKSGPSLADLSTCWRRMEPDDAIQPMEQGRMPKAMRREELEEGELEEGELEEGELEEEAIDVSDYLPMAHQDARTPGRDASRGGSSIEMTDDNTAIRALTQFPLPKNLLAQVIQIATSSSTVKEYMQFRTVGTKTKICKLTLRWPCPMTFAAKGRRKVEAENKAAALACQKLKSLGLVDKNNNPLSHAMYNMTSLRELGENQRKPCHIKVPEATLRKIENYLNHYPVDIRESRPRIADDMMNLTKESGAISDAITGKTYIPMLEAEEVRLSQNLLALWKRRGASWQESHPLPVDPHKDTILSAIEQNPVVVIAGDTGCGKTTRIPQLLLEHYILEGRGARCNVVITQPRRISAISVAQRVAQELGPNMRKNVGYQVRLESKPPARGGALLFCTVGILLRKLQGNPSLEGVSHVVVDEVHERDVNTDFLLILLKGIQKLNPDLRLVLMSATGDNQRFSHYFGDCPVVKVPGFMYPVKEYYLEEILAKLGRHRHRHYEIKQSDDECVLDLDLITDLVLQIDAHGEPGGILCFLPGWQEIKGVQQRLLEMLGSQNSRYLVLPVHSNIPMMDQQNIFQRPPPGVRKIVLATNIAETSITINDIVHVVDSGTHKEERYDLKTKVSCLETVWVSKSNVVQRRGRAGRCQSGFAYHLFPRSRLDKMPTYQVPEILRTPLENLVVQAKIHMPEKTAVEFLSKALDSPDIKAVDEAVILLQEIGVLDQREALTTLGKRLAQISTDPRLAKAIVLASIYRCLHPLLVIVSCLTRDPFSSSLQNRAEVDKAKAVLSRESGSDHLAFVRAVAGWEEVLRRRDSRARDNYLQDYYLYGPSLRFINGLVKQFSENLYEAFLVSSPSDCTMPSSVCNQYSEEEELVKGVLMAGLYPNLIQVRQGKVTRQGKFKPNSYAYRTKAGTVLLHKSTINREASKLYSRWLTYFMAVKSNGGVFVRDSSQVHPLAVLLMTDTDIHVRDDGWRATVSLTDSDLLVLEGDSYTIRLLRDFRVSLSKMVETCLCYEMAAIPGDLHHQHSQLLDILVDLLKGPPGSFGS, encoded by the exons ATGGAGATGTTCTCGCTGAATTCCCTCAAAG attccAGAGACTTACTAAAGGAATTTCCACAGCCTAAAAACTTGCTCAACAGTGTGATTGGCCGAGCCCTGGGCATTTCCCATGCGAGGGACAAGCTGGTGTACATCCACACTAACGGGCCAAGGAAAAAG AAAGTCACTCTCCATATAAAGTGGCCGAAGAATGTGGAAGTGGAGGGCTATGGGACCAAGAAGATCGATGCGGAGCGGCAGGCGGCGGCTGCAGCGTGTCAGCTCTTCAAg ggctggggcttgCTGGGCCCCCGAAATGAGCTCTTCGACGCAGCCAAGTACCGGCTGCTGGCCGACCAGCTGGGCTGTCCCGACGAGCGCTGGTGCTCCGAGGGCAAGTGGCGCTCCAAGTCCGGCCCCTCCCTCGCCGACCTGTCCACCTGCTGGCGCCGCATGGAGCCCGACGACGCCATCCAGCCcatggagcagggcaggatgcCCAAAGCCATgaggagggaggagctggaggaaggggagctggaggagggggagctggaggagggggAGCTGGAGGAAGAGGCCATCGATGTCTCGGACTACCTGCCCATGGCACACCAGGACGCCCGGACCCCCGGCAGAGACGCCAG CCGAGGAGGGAGTTCCATTGAAATGACAGACGACAACACTGCCATCCGTGCCCTGACGCAGTTCCCGCTTCCCAAAAACCTCCTGGCCCAAGTGATTCAGATTGCAACCTCTTCCTCCACGGTCAAG GAGTACATGCAGTTCCGCACCGTGGGCACCAAGACCAAGATCTGCAAGCTCACGCTGCGCTGGCCCTGCCCCATGACCTTCGCTGCCAAGGGCCGGCGCAAGGTGGAGGCCGAGaacaaggcagcagctctggcctgTCAGAAGCTGAAG AGCCTTGGCCTGGTGGACAAGAACAACAACCCCCTGAGCCATGCCATGTACAACATGACTTCCCTGCGGGAGCTGGGCGAGAACCAGAGGAAGCCCTGCCACATCAAAGTCCCTGAGGCCACCCTGCGCAAGATTGAGAACTACCTGAACCAC TATCCCGTGGACATCAGGGAGTCCAGGCCCCGGATTGCCGACGACATGATGAACCTGACCAAGGAATCCGGAGCCATCAGCGACGCCATCACGGGGAAGACCTACATCCCCATGCTGGAAGCAGAGGAAGTGCGCCTCAGCCAGAACCTGCTGGCCCTCTGGAAAAGGAGAGGAGCCTCCTGGCAGGAGAGCCACCCGCTGCCAGTAGACCCTCACAAGGACACCATCCTGTCGGCCATCGAGCAGAACCCCGTGGTGGTGATCGCGGGAGACACGGGCTGCGGGAAGACCACGCGGAtcccgcagctgctgctggaacacTACATCCTGGAGGGCCGCGGCGCGCGCTGCAACGTGGTCATCACCCAGCCCCGCCGCATCAGCGCCATCTCGGTCGCCCAGCGCGTGGCGCAGGAGCTGGGGCCCAACATGAGGAAGAACGTGGGCTACCAGGTGCGGCTTGAGAGCAAACCCCCTGCCCGGGGAGGGGCCCTGCTCTTCTGCACCGTGGGCATCCTGCTCAGGAAGCTGCAGGGCAACCCCAGCCTGGAGGGCGTCAGCCACGTCGTGGTGGACGAGGTGCACGAGCGAGACGTGAACACGGATTTCCTGCTCATCCTGCTCAAAGGCATCCAGAAGCTGAACCCTGACCTGCGCCTGGTGCTCATGAGCGCCACGGGGGACAACCAGCGCTTCTCCCACTACTTTGGGGATTGCCCCGTGGTCAAGGTGCCGGGCTTCATGTACCCGGTGAAGGAATACTACCTGGAGGAGATCCTGGCCAAGCTGggccggcaccggcaccggcactaCGAGATCAAG CAATCCGACGATGAGTGCGTCCTTGACCTTGACCTGATCACCGACCTCGTGCTGCAGATCGATGCCCACGGAGAGCCAG GTGGGATCCTGTGCTTCCTCCCTGGCTGGCAGGAGATCAAAGGGGTGCAGCAGCGGCTGCTGGAGATGCTGGGCTCGCAGAACAGCCGCTACCTCGTCTTGCCAG TGCACTCCAACATCCCCATGATGGACCAGCAGAACATCTTCCAGAGGCCTCCACCGGGCGTCAGGAAGATCGTCCTGGCCACCAACATCGCGGAGACCTCCATCACCATCAACGACATCGTGCACGTGGTGGACAGCGGCACGCACAAGGAGGAGCGCTACGACCTCAAGACCAAG gtgTCCTGCCTGGAGACCGTGTGGGTGTCCAAGTCCAACGTGGTGCAGCGGCGCGGGCGCGCCGGGCGCTGCCAGTCGGGCTTTGCCTACCACCTGTTCCCGCGCAGCCGCCTGGACAAGATGCCCACGTACCAGGTGCCCGAGATCCTGCGCACGCCCCTGGAGAACCTGGTGGTGCAGGCCAAGATCCACATGCCAGAGAAAACG GCAGTTGAATTTCTCTCCAAGGCTCTGGACAGCCCTGACATTAAAGCTGTGGATGAAGCTGTGATCTTGCTGCAGGAGATTG GAGTGCTGGACCAGCGGGAAGCCCTGACCACTCTGGGCAAACGCCTGGCCCAGATCTCCACGGACCCCCGGCTGGCCAAGGCCATCGTCCTGGCCTCCATCTACCGCTGCCTCCACCCGCTGCTGGTCATCGTGTCGTGCCTGACGCGGGAccccttcagcagcagcctgcagaaCCGCGCCGAGGTGGACAAG gccAAGGCCGTGCTGAGCCGGGAGAGCGGCAGTGACCACCTGGCCTTCGTGCGGGCGGTGGCGGGCTGGGAGGAGGTGCTGCGGCGCAGGGACAGCCGTGCCCGGGACAACTACCTGCAGGACTACTACCTGTACGGGCCCAGCCTGCGCTTCATCAACG gccttgtcaAGCAGTTCTCTGAGAACCTCTATGAAGCCTTCCTGGTGTCATCCCCTTCCGACTGTACCATGCCCTCGTCCGTGTGTAACCAGTACAGTGAGGAGGAGGAACTGGTCAAGGGCGTCCTCATGGCTGGGCTCTACCCCAACCTCATCCAG GTGAGACAAGGCAAGGTGACGCGCCAGGGGAAGTTCAAGCCCAACAGTTACGCGTACCGGACCAAGGCCGgcacagtgctgctgcacaAGTCCACCATCAACAG ggaggcATCCAAGCTCTACAGCCGCTGGCTCACCTACTTCATGGCCGTCAAGTCCAACGGCGGCGTCTTTGTGCGCGACTCGTCGCAGGTGCACCcgctggctgtgc
- the DHX30 gene encoding ATP-dependent RNA helicase DHX30 isoform X1 produces the protein MAALGLLLQAAGPLRLCRGPRGPCSAPRGLCSAPRGPAEPRRDEEDEEEPEAAQDSRDLLKEFPQPKNLLNSVIGRALGISHARDKLVYIHTNGPRKKKVTLHIKWPKNVEVEGYGTKKIDAERQAAAAACQLFKGWGLLGPRNELFDAAKYRLLADQLGCPDERWCSEGKWRSKSGPSLADLSTCWRRMEPDDAIQPMEQGRMPKAMRREELEEGELEEGELEEGELEEEAIDVSDYLPMAHQDARTPGRDASRGGSSIEMTDDNTAIRALTQFPLPKNLLAQVIQIATSSSTVKEYMQFRTVGTKTKICKLTLRWPCPMTFAAKGRRKVEAENKAAALACQKLKSLGLVDKNNNPLSHAMYNMTSLRELGENQRKPCHIKVPEATLRKIENYLNHYPVDIRESRPRIADDMMNLTKESGAISDAITGKTYIPMLEAEEVRLSQNLLALWKRRGASWQESHPLPVDPHKDTILSAIEQNPVVVIAGDTGCGKTTRIPQLLLEHYILEGRGARCNVVITQPRRISAISVAQRVAQELGPNMRKNVGYQVRLESKPPARGGALLFCTVGILLRKLQGNPSLEGVSHVVVDEVHERDVNTDFLLILLKGIQKLNPDLRLVLMSATGDNQRFSHYFGDCPVVKVPGFMYPVKEYYLEEILAKLGRHRHRHYEIKQSDDECVLDLDLITDLVLQIDAHGEPGGILCFLPGWQEIKGVQQRLLEMLGSQNSRYLVLPVHSNIPMMDQQNIFQRPPPGVRKIVLATNIAETSITINDIVHVVDSGTHKEERYDLKTKVSCLETVWVSKSNVVQRRGRAGRCQSGFAYHLFPRSRLDKMPTYQVPEILRTPLENLVVQAKIHMPEKTAVEFLSKALDSPDIKAVDEAVILLQEIGVLDQREALTTLGKRLAQISTDPRLAKAIVLASIYRCLHPLLVIVSCLTRDPFSSSLQNRAEVDKAKAVLSRESGSDHLAFVRAVAGWEEVLRRRDSRARDNYLQDYYLYGPSLRFINGLVKQFSENLYEAFLVSSPSDCTMPSSVCNQYSEEEELVKGVLMAGLYPNLIQVRQGKVTRQGKFKPNSYAYRTKAGTVLLHKSTINREASKLYSRWLTYFMAVKSNGGVFVRDSSQVHPLAVLLMTDTDIHVRDDGWRATVSLTDSDLLVLEGDSYTIRLLRDFRVSLSKMVETCLCYEMAAIPGDLHHQHSQLLDILVDLLKGPPGSFGS, from the exons atggcggcgctggggctgctgctgcaggcggCGGGGCCGCTGCGCCTCTGCCGCGGCCCCCGCGGGCCGTGCTCGGCTCCCCGCGGGCTCTGCTCGGCCCCGCGCGGgcccgccgagccccgccgggacgaggaggacgaggaggagcCCGAGGCGGCGCAGG attccAGAGACTTACTAAAGGAATTTCCACAGCCTAAAAACTTGCTCAACAGTGTGATTGGCCGAGCCCTGGGCATTTCCCATGCGAGGGACAAGCTGGTGTACATCCACACTAACGGGCCAAGGAAAAAG AAAGTCACTCTCCATATAAAGTGGCCGAAGAATGTGGAAGTGGAGGGCTATGGGACCAAGAAGATCGATGCGGAGCGGCAGGCGGCGGCTGCAGCGTGTCAGCTCTTCAAg ggctggggcttgCTGGGCCCCCGAAATGAGCTCTTCGACGCAGCCAAGTACCGGCTGCTGGCCGACCAGCTGGGCTGTCCCGACGAGCGCTGGTGCTCCGAGGGCAAGTGGCGCTCCAAGTCCGGCCCCTCCCTCGCCGACCTGTCCACCTGCTGGCGCCGCATGGAGCCCGACGACGCCATCCAGCCcatggagcagggcaggatgcCCAAAGCCATgaggagggaggagctggaggaaggggagctggaggagggggagctggaggagggggAGCTGGAGGAAGAGGCCATCGATGTCTCGGACTACCTGCCCATGGCACACCAGGACGCCCGGACCCCCGGCAGAGACGCCAG CCGAGGAGGGAGTTCCATTGAAATGACAGACGACAACACTGCCATCCGTGCCCTGACGCAGTTCCCGCTTCCCAAAAACCTCCTGGCCCAAGTGATTCAGATTGCAACCTCTTCCTCCACGGTCAAG GAGTACATGCAGTTCCGCACCGTGGGCACCAAGACCAAGATCTGCAAGCTCACGCTGCGCTGGCCCTGCCCCATGACCTTCGCTGCCAAGGGCCGGCGCAAGGTGGAGGCCGAGaacaaggcagcagctctggcctgTCAGAAGCTGAAG AGCCTTGGCCTGGTGGACAAGAACAACAACCCCCTGAGCCATGCCATGTACAACATGACTTCCCTGCGGGAGCTGGGCGAGAACCAGAGGAAGCCCTGCCACATCAAAGTCCCTGAGGCCACCCTGCGCAAGATTGAGAACTACCTGAACCAC TATCCCGTGGACATCAGGGAGTCCAGGCCCCGGATTGCCGACGACATGATGAACCTGACCAAGGAATCCGGAGCCATCAGCGACGCCATCACGGGGAAGACCTACATCCCCATGCTGGAAGCAGAGGAAGTGCGCCTCAGCCAGAACCTGCTGGCCCTCTGGAAAAGGAGAGGAGCCTCCTGGCAGGAGAGCCACCCGCTGCCAGTAGACCCTCACAAGGACACCATCCTGTCGGCCATCGAGCAGAACCCCGTGGTGGTGATCGCGGGAGACACGGGCTGCGGGAAGACCACGCGGAtcccgcagctgctgctggaacacTACATCCTGGAGGGCCGCGGCGCGCGCTGCAACGTGGTCATCACCCAGCCCCGCCGCATCAGCGCCATCTCGGTCGCCCAGCGCGTGGCGCAGGAGCTGGGGCCCAACATGAGGAAGAACGTGGGCTACCAGGTGCGGCTTGAGAGCAAACCCCCTGCCCGGGGAGGGGCCCTGCTCTTCTGCACCGTGGGCATCCTGCTCAGGAAGCTGCAGGGCAACCCCAGCCTGGAGGGCGTCAGCCACGTCGTGGTGGACGAGGTGCACGAGCGAGACGTGAACACGGATTTCCTGCTCATCCTGCTCAAAGGCATCCAGAAGCTGAACCCTGACCTGCGCCTGGTGCTCATGAGCGCCACGGGGGACAACCAGCGCTTCTCCCACTACTTTGGGGATTGCCCCGTGGTCAAGGTGCCGGGCTTCATGTACCCGGTGAAGGAATACTACCTGGAGGAGATCCTGGCCAAGCTGggccggcaccggcaccggcactaCGAGATCAAG CAATCCGACGATGAGTGCGTCCTTGACCTTGACCTGATCACCGACCTCGTGCTGCAGATCGATGCCCACGGAGAGCCAG GTGGGATCCTGTGCTTCCTCCCTGGCTGGCAGGAGATCAAAGGGGTGCAGCAGCGGCTGCTGGAGATGCTGGGCTCGCAGAACAGCCGCTACCTCGTCTTGCCAG TGCACTCCAACATCCCCATGATGGACCAGCAGAACATCTTCCAGAGGCCTCCACCGGGCGTCAGGAAGATCGTCCTGGCCACCAACATCGCGGAGACCTCCATCACCATCAACGACATCGTGCACGTGGTGGACAGCGGCACGCACAAGGAGGAGCGCTACGACCTCAAGACCAAG gtgTCCTGCCTGGAGACCGTGTGGGTGTCCAAGTCCAACGTGGTGCAGCGGCGCGGGCGCGCCGGGCGCTGCCAGTCGGGCTTTGCCTACCACCTGTTCCCGCGCAGCCGCCTGGACAAGATGCCCACGTACCAGGTGCCCGAGATCCTGCGCACGCCCCTGGAGAACCTGGTGGTGCAGGCCAAGATCCACATGCCAGAGAAAACG GCAGTTGAATTTCTCTCCAAGGCTCTGGACAGCCCTGACATTAAAGCTGTGGATGAAGCTGTGATCTTGCTGCAGGAGATTG GAGTGCTGGACCAGCGGGAAGCCCTGACCACTCTGGGCAAACGCCTGGCCCAGATCTCCACGGACCCCCGGCTGGCCAAGGCCATCGTCCTGGCCTCCATCTACCGCTGCCTCCACCCGCTGCTGGTCATCGTGTCGTGCCTGACGCGGGAccccttcagcagcagcctgcagaaCCGCGCCGAGGTGGACAAG gccAAGGCCGTGCTGAGCCGGGAGAGCGGCAGTGACCACCTGGCCTTCGTGCGGGCGGTGGCGGGCTGGGAGGAGGTGCTGCGGCGCAGGGACAGCCGTGCCCGGGACAACTACCTGCAGGACTACTACCTGTACGGGCCCAGCCTGCGCTTCATCAACG gccttgtcaAGCAGTTCTCTGAGAACCTCTATGAAGCCTTCCTGGTGTCATCCCCTTCCGACTGTACCATGCCCTCGTCCGTGTGTAACCAGTACAGTGAGGAGGAGGAACTGGTCAAGGGCGTCCTCATGGCTGGGCTCTACCCCAACCTCATCCAG GTGAGACAAGGCAAGGTGACGCGCCAGGGGAAGTTCAAGCCCAACAGTTACGCGTACCGGACCAAGGCCGgcacagtgctgctgcacaAGTCCACCATCAACAG ggaggcATCCAAGCTCTACAGCCGCTGGCTCACCTACTTCATGGCCGTCAAGTCCAACGGCGGCGTCTTTGTGCGCGACTCGTCGCAGGTGCACCcgctggctgtgc
- the DHX30 gene encoding ATP-dependent RNA helicase DHX30 isoform X2, with protein MRGQGEEPPSCADSRDLLKEFPQPKNLLNSVIGRALGISHARDKLVYIHTNGPRKKKVTLHIKWPKNVEVEGYGTKKIDAERQAAAAACQLFKGWGLLGPRNELFDAAKYRLLADQLGCPDERWCSEGKWRSKSGPSLADLSTCWRRMEPDDAIQPMEQGRMPKAMRREELEEGELEEGELEEGELEEEAIDVSDYLPMAHQDARTPGRDASRGGSSIEMTDDNTAIRALTQFPLPKNLLAQVIQIATSSSTVKEYMQFRTVGTKTKICKLTLRWPCPMTFAAKGRRKVEAENKAAALACQKLKSLGLVDKNNNPLSHAMYNMTSLRELGENQRKPCHIKVPEATLRKIENYLNHYPVDIRESRPRIADDMMNLTKESGAISDAITGKTYIPMLEAEEVRLSQNLLALWKRRGASWQESHPLPVDPHKDTILSAIEQNPVVVIAGDTGCGKTTRIPQLLLEHYILEGRGARCNVVITQPRRISAISVAQRVAQELGPNMRKNVGYQVRLESKPPARGGALLFCTVGILLRKLQGNPSLEGVSHVVVDEVHERDVNTDFLLILLKGIQKLNPDLRLVLMSATGDNQRFSHYFGDCPVVKVPGFMYPVKEYYLEEILAKLGRHRHRHYEIKQSDDECVLDLDLITDLVLQIDAHGEPGGILCFLPGWQEIKGVQQRLLEMLGSQNSRYLVLPVHSNIPMMDQQNIFQRPPPGVRKIVLATNIAETSITINDIVHVVDSGTHKEERYDLKTKVSCLETVWVSKSNVVQRRGRAGRCQSGFAYHLFPRSRLDKMPTYQVPEILRTPLENLVVQAKIHMPEKTAVEFLSKALDSPDIKAVDEAVILLQEIGVLDQREALTTLGKRLAQISTDPRLAKAIVLASIYRCLHPLLVIVSCLTRDPFSSSLQNRAEVDKAKAVLSRESGSDHLAFVRAVAGWEEVLRRRDSRARDNYLQDYYLYGPSLRFINGLVKQFSENLYEAFLVSSPSDCTMPSSVCNQYSEEEELVKGVLMAGLYPNLIQVRQGKVTRQGKFKPNSYAYRTKAGTVLLHKSTINREASKLYSRWLTYFMAVKSNGGVFVRDSSQVHPLAVLLMTDTDIHVRDDGWRATVSLTDSDLLVLEGDSYTIRLLRDFRVSLSKMVETCLCYEMAAIPGDLHHQHSQLLDILVDLLKGPPGSFGS; from the exons ATGCGCGGCCAGGGAGAGGAGCCGCCGAGCTGCGCAG attccAGAGACTTACTAAAGGAATTTCCACAGCCTAAAAACTTGCTCAACAGTGTGATTGGCCGAGCCCTGGGCATTTCCCATGCGAGGGACAAGCTGGTGTACATCCACACTAACGGGCCAAGGAAAAAG AAAGTCACTCTCCATATAAAGTGGCCGAAGAATGTGGAAGTGGAGGGCTATGGGACCAAGAAGATCGATGCGGAGCGGCAGGCGGCGGCTGCAGCGTGTCAGCTCTTCAAg ggctggggcttgCTGGGCCCCCGAAATGAGCTCTTCGACGCAGCCAAGTACCGGCTGCTGGCCGACCAGCTGGGCTGTCCCGACGAGCGCTGGTGCTCCGAGGGCAAGTGGCGCTCCAAGTCCGGCCCCTCCCTCGCCGACCTGTCCACCTGCTGGCGCCGCATGGAGCCCGACGACGCCATCCAGCCcatggagcagggcaggatgcCCAAAGCCATgaggagggaggagctggaggaaggggagctggaggagggggagctggaggagggggAGCTGGAGGAAGAGGCCATCGATGTCTCGGACTACCTGCCCATGGCACACCAGGACGCCCGGACCCCCGGCAGAGACGCCAG CCGAGGAGGGAGTTCCATTGAAATGACAGACGACAACACTGCCATCCGTGCCCTGACGCAGTTCCCGCTTCCCAAAAACCTCCTGGCCCAAGTGATTCAGATTGCAACCTCTTCCTCCACGGTCAAG GAGTACATGCAGTTCCGCACCGTGGGCACCAAGACCAAGATCTGCAAGCTCACGCTGCGCTGGCCCTGCCCCATGACCTTCGCTGCCAAGGGCCGGCGCAAGGTGGAGGCCGAGaacaaggcagcagctctggcctgTCAGAAGCTGAAG AGCCTTGGCCTGGTGGACAAGAACAACAACCCCCTGAGCCATGCCATGTACAACATGACTTCCCTGCGGGAGCTGGGCGAGAACCAGAGGAAGCCCTGCCACATCAAAGTCCCTGAGGCCACCCTGCGCAAGATTGAGAACTACCTGAACCAC TATCCCGTGGACATCAGGGAGTCCAGGCCCCGGATTGCCGACGACATGATGAACCTGACCAAGGAATCCGGAGCCATCAGCGACGCCATCACGGGGAAGACCTACATCCCCATGCTGGAAGCAGAGGAAGTGCGCCTCAGCCAGAACCTGCTGGCCCTCTGGAAAAGGAGAGGAGCCTCCTGGCAGGAGAGCCACCCGCTGCCAGTAGACCCTCACAAGGACACCATCCTGTCGGCCATCGAGCAGAACCCCGTGGTGGTGATCGCGGGAGACACGGGCTGCGGGAAGACCACGCGGAtcccgcagctgctgctggaacacTACATCCTGGAGGGCCGCGGCGCGCGCTGCAACGTGGTCATCACCCAGCCCCGCCGCATCAGCGCCATCTCGGTCGCCCAGCGCGTGGCGCAGGAGCTGGGGCCCAACATGAGGAAGAACGTGGGCTACCAGGTGCGGCTTGAGAGCAAACCCCCTGCCCGGGGAGGGGCCCTGCTCTTCTGCACCGTGGGCATCCTGCTCAGGAAGCTGCAGGGCAACCCCAGCCTGGAGGGCGTCAGCCACGTCGTGGTGGACGAGGTGCACGAGCGAGACGTGAACACGGATTTCCTGCTCATCCTGCTCAAAGGCATCCAGAAGCTGAACCCTGACCTGCGCCTGGTGCTCATGAGCGCCACGGGGGACAACCAGCGCTTCTCCCACTACTTTGGGGATTGCCCCGTGGTCAAGGTGCCGGGCTTCATGTACCCGGTGAAGGAATACTACCTGGAGGAGATCCTGGCCAAGCTGggccggcaccggcaccggcactaCGAGATCAAG CAATCCGACGATGAGTGCGTCCTTGACCTTGACCTGATCACCGACCTCGTGCTGCAGATCGATGCCCACGGAGAGCCAG GTGGGATCCTGTGCTTCCTCCCTGGCTGGCAGGAGATCAAAGGGGTGCAGCAGCGGCTGCTGGAGATGCTGGGCTCGCAGAACAGCCGCTACCTCGTCTTGCCAG TGCACTCCAACATCCCCATGATGGACCAGCAGAACATCTTCCAGAGGCCTCCACCGGGCGTCAGGAAGATCGTCCTGGCCACCAACATCGCGGAGACCTCCATCACCATCAACGACATCGTGCACGTGGTGGACAGCGGCACGCACAAGGAGGAGCGCTACGACCTCAAGACCAAG gtgTCCTGCCTGGAGACCGTGTGGGTGTCCAAGTCCAACGTGGTGCAGCGGCGCGGGCGCGCCGGGCGCTGCCAGTCGGGCTTTGCCTACCACCTGTTCCCGCGCAGCCGCCTGGACAAGATGCCCACGTACCAGGTGCCCGAGATCCTGCGCACGCCCCTGGAGAACCTGGTGGTGCAGGCCAAGATCCACATGCCAGAGAAAACG GCAGTTGAATTTCTCTCCAAGGCTCTGGACAGCCCTGACATTAAAGCTGTGGATGAAGCTGTGATCTTGCTGCAGGAGATTG GAGTGCTGGACCAGCGGGAAGCCCTGACCACTCTGGGCAAACGCCTGGCCCAGATCTCCACGGACCCCCGGCTGGCCAAGGCCATCGTCCTGGCCTCCATCTACCGCTGCCTCCACCCGCTGCTGGTCATCGTGTCGTGCCTGACGCGGGAccccttcagcagcagcctgcagaaCCGCGCCGAGGTGGACAAG gccAAGGCCGTGCTGAGCCGGGAGAGCGGCAGTGACCACCTGGCCTTCGTGCGGGCGGTGGCGGGCTGGGAGGAGGTGCTGCGGCGCAGGGACAGCCGTGCCCGGGACAACTACCTGCAGGACTACTACCTGTACGGGCCCAGCCTGCGCTTCATCAACG gccttgtcaAGCAGTTCTCTGAGAACCTCTATGAAGCCTTCCTGGTGTCATCCCCTTCCGACTGTACCATGCCCTCGTCCGTGTGTAACCAGTACAGTGAGGAGGAGGAACTGGTCAAGGGCGTCCTCATGGCTGGGCTCTACCCCAACCTCATCCAG GTGAGACAAGGCAAGGTGACGCGCCAGGGGAAGTTCAAGCCCAACAGTTACGCGTACCGGACCAAGGCCGgcacagtgctgctgcacaAGTCCACCATCAACAG ggaggcATCCAAGCTCTACAGCCGCTGGCTCACCTACTTCATGGCCGTCAAGTCCAACGGCGGCGTCTTTGTGCGCGACTCGTCGCAGGTGCACCcgctggctgtgc